Genomic DNA from Clostridium sp. BJN0013:
GAAATTCCATCCCAGGAAGTATAACCTCCAATGCTGTCACAGATATCAAAATAACCAGGGAGGAGGAATCCTGTACCAAGCTTATACACATAGCTGTCACCATCATCAAGCCCGGGGGATACCTTTATTTTTGTATGCCCTGCTGTACCCACAATAGACACAACTAATAGTTTTTGTGGTTCTTTAAACTGGTATTGTAAATGCAGGTCCAAGAGTTCACTTGCAAAATTCTTTTCAAACATCTCAAGCGCCTGGCTGTTTGCATATCTGCAATAATCCAGAAGTAAAGCCTTGGGCTGGTCGTCTGCCATAAAATCCAGAGAAGGCACACCTGCAATATCTGTAAGGCGTGCCATCCCTCTTGCTATATAACCTCTTACATTATTATCCGTATTTTCATCCTGCCAGGTTATATGAAGATTAGATTTAACTTCCGACAATAGCTGTTCTACAATCGTATTGGCCATTTAAACCACCTCAATTAAGCCTGTTCTTTGGTCTTTACGACATTAGTAACCTGTACTTCAAAATCTGCCGGAACAACACCACTTATATCCAAAAGAATAAATGCGTTATCATCAAGTGCCCTGCCATTACCATACATTCTTACGGTATACACTCTTTCATCATCAAGGAATTTGAACTCATCAGAGTACTCAATTTTACCGCCAGAGGTACCACCACCAATACCCATAAAGTATCTTCTCGCAAGCCCTACCACAGCTTGACCTACTGGTATAGCCGGAGACTGGATAACAGTAGTTGGAAATGGAAAAACATTAGTTGCATAGGTCCCGTTTGTCGTTCTTAAAGTTGTCGCCGGGAAAACCTTAGTGAAGTAATCAGATGGATTAACAATTAGAACAACGCCTGGCACTGGTCTTCTTTTACCATTAGGTGCTTGAGAAATTATATCAAGTATTGTCCCATAAGACACAGGGTCAAATGCAGTTAAAGTAACAGGAGTTTTCTTTGGATACACACCACCAGTTACAGTTACATTATCTGCTACAGATCTATCCATGCCTATAGGTTCATTGTTACCAGTACCGTCTACAATTGCAGTTTCAAGCGCAAGCGCCAGGGCTTCACTCAAAGTTCCCCTTACATATGCATCCACCCATGTAGGTCCTATATTTAACATATCTTTACTAATAGGCATATAAGCAGTAAGTTTACAGATAGTTAAATCAATCTTGCCTATAACTCCCTGCAACTCTTTAGTTATTCCAGAATTTAACTCACCCCACTCAGCAAGTTGTGACCCCTGCTTATTTACAAGCATTTTAGTAAGTATAGTTGTATTGGTAAAAGTTATAGCATCAAGCAGCGGATGCGCTGTCTTTATATCTTCCAGCACATTGTCAATTATAGTTTCCGGAAAAGCTATATCTATATCAGTTATTGCCTGTTTCGGATTGCTCGACTTCATGGCTTCAATCAGCTTTCCATAATACTTCTGCTCTGCGGATGTAAGCTGGTGCATACCTCTCTTAGCTAGTATGTTTGAATCCTGTGTTTTCTGGTATGCATTATATTCTTCAAGTACGTTTTGCTGTACAGATTCAGCAAAATCAGTAAAAGCCTGTGTTATACCATCCGGATTGTCAGACTTAAAGGCATCTACCAATTTTTGCTTTAGTTCTTGTTGAATTAAATCTTTACTCTTCATTGTCATTATTATCATCCTCCATTTTCTTTTTAAATATTTCCATCAATTTTTCAGCATTGGTCTGCTGTTGTTTAGGCTCTTTAGGTGTCTTGGACTCCTTTTGTATTTGCAAAATTTGTTCCCTAATGAGCTGTTTAAGTTCCTGCTGTACCTTTGCATTATTACTGTCCTTAGCCTTAGATTTTTGGACTTTATCTTTCAGGCACTCAGGAAGATTTTTGTACATAGAAAAAAACTGGCTATCTGCATATGCCGCAATAGTCAAGCCTTCTCCAACTTCAACATTAAAGTATTTCGCCGCATCTTCGCCAGTCATCCAGGTGGAATCATCTACCATTTGTTTTATAGTGTCGGCTTTGACACCTTCTTTTACATTTTCCATATATACATTTAGAATTGATTCGTCACATTTATCTAAATCATCAGCATACTTTCTCATATCATTGGCGTTACCTATACAAATGCCCCACGCTTTGTGTATCATGAATTGCGCTGTTTTAGGAATTATTACTTTGTCCCCAGCCAGGGCAATCACGGATGCGGCACTTGCTGCTACTCCGTCTACGTGTACAGTTTTGTTGGCTGGATTTCTTTTTAATGTGTTGTATATGGCTAATCCTGCAAAGGCATCACCGCCGCCGCTGTTGATATAGATATTCACATCCTTATTACCCTCAAGCTGATTTAAAAAGTCTGTTACATCCTGTGGACATTTATCTTCATCCTGCCATTTGTCCCATGTCGAGCCGCAAATATCGCCATAAAAATAAAGCTCCGAGGAGCTTTCAGTTTGGTTTTTTATTTCCATCTTCCCATTCACTTTTTCTTTGCCAGATTTATCTTTACTTTTAAATTCCAGAATCTTGGCCATTTCCTTCACCTCCATTCATCAATTTTTGGTAAAATAAAAACACCTACCTTTCAGTAAGTGCTATCTGCTAATTTTTCATCAAAACCATAGCCTAAAAAGTCAAGTATTTTATTTTCCCTTTCTTCTGAATAATATTTATACTCAGGATACCATTCAAAAAAATCTTTATCACTTTTACTAGCATTGCAAGCTCTACATGCTGGGATTATATTGCCCATGCTATATCCTCCGCCTTTAGAAAGTGGTATAAAATGCTCTTGCTCTAATGGCACTTTCTTACCGCAATATGCACATCTATTGTTAAAGTACTCTTTGGTTTTGTCCCATTGACTGCTTGTAAAATTATGCGGCAGTTTTCTTTTTCTGGCTCTCCTGCGATTAGTTCTAATATTACTAAGCTCCTTATTATTTTTTTGCCAAATTTTTTGCCTCCTTCTTTCACGTTCTTTATTCTTTTCTCTGTATATACTGTATTTTTCTGATATGCGTTTTTTGTTATTTTTTACATATATTTTTGCATATTCTTTATGCTTTTTGCAAAGAGTTTCTTTGTTCCTCTCGTAATATTGTTTCTGGACTTCTTTGATTCTTTTTTTATTTTTTTCTCTATATTTTTTATCATAATCTTTTTTATCCAACTTATGTTCCTTTGCATATTGCTTTAATTTTTTAGAAATGCGCTCTTTATTAGATTCATAATACTTTTTCTTGTACTTTTTTACACATTCCTTACACCAATAATTTAAACCATCTTTATTATTTTTATTTTTATTAAAGTAATTGAGGTTCAATTCTCTGCCACATTTAGTACATATTTTTGTTTTCATTCCCATCACTCCTTATCTATATTATACCACTACGATACCACCTTGACAACATTTTAATATCATGGTAATGTGTGTTTAAAAGGAGTGATTCATATGACTGTAAGTGATAAAAATACCAGAACTAACATAACTTTTTCTAAAGAATTAAAAAAACGTCTTGAAGAATTAGCAAAGCAAGAAAATAGAAGTTTTAATAATATGGTTATTACTATATTAGAAAACTACATGAAGTCTATTAAGAAATAAATTTAAACATTATTTTCGTTGTTTCCAATTGCATTTATTTCTTGATAATTTTTAGTTATCCAATGCTTTTGGCTCCACCCAGTGTTTAATGCAGTATCGCCTATCTTGACCCTTAATTCATCTATACTATAGCCACCGCTAGCAATAAGCTTATCAAATGCCTCAGATACATCAAAAACATTTATATGTCGAATTGACGTTGTATCAATTTTTACATATGAGCCCTTTAAGAAATCCCGTTTCCCATATCTTTTACGGGTTGCTTCTTCTCCAATTATTGTCGTTATAGGATCTATACAGAAACTTAAAAAGTTATCTGTTATTTTCCCTATATCTGCTATATCACCCCGGAGCAAAGATGGTGGTATCCTAAAGGCTTGTGCTATCCTATCAAAAGCCTCAGCCGTTATACCTTTTATGTCAGCAATCTCCGACGTACTTTTTTTGGCGGATGTGTCCTGTTGTTCCTCATATTCAACACCCTTAGGTAGATGCACAACAGCATTTTCGGCTTCAAAATATTTCCCAAATTGGTTGTTGAATAGTTCATCCAGTTTTTTCTTAAATTCCTTATCCCCTGTGGCTCCTGCATTCAGCTTCACAATTCCTTTTCTGCCTTGGGCACGCTTATATTTGCCCTCGGCCATGGCCGTCAAGTCTTCGTATTGGTTAACCAATTCGGCCAGAAGTACCCGAACATTAGTATCGTTTAATCTAAAATACATTACCTCAGACATTTTAAAAGTCCTGTTAAAATTCATTGTTTTGACGGACACATCTGTAAAATAATTCTCAATAACTGCATACTCAACCTGATTAAAACTATCTGCCACAAGCAACTGCCCATTCACATCAATTACCAAAGCTTCACCATAAAAAAGTAGATGAGTTATAAGCTTCTGTGAAAACTGCGTGGAGCTCTCATTTAAGTTTGGTTCTATATTCCATAGGTAATATTCATCACCTTTTACTTCTTTGCCATTGAAAAATGTTTTAAACTCGCATTTGCTTATGGCATTTGCAATAAAATTAATGGCCATTACTATGCCGAATTTTTCAATACTAAGTTTATTTTTCTTGTCTTCTATGGCCTTTTGGGTCACATATATTTCGCTCTTGTCTGCTCCAAAAAAATGCCTTGTCCAATCCCAAAATCCCAAAAATTCTCACCTTCTTTCAAGGTTAATAAGTATATACTCCTATATCCAAATCTATTTCCTCACTGTAGATTTGTATTTTACACGCTCTCAAATATCAGTTATTATTTCAAATTAATTTAACCACTAGAATGAAAAAAGGATAAAAGAATATGAGAAATATATCTAACATTCTTTTATCCTTTGTTTTTGATATAAAATAAGAAATGGAGAAGCCACCGATCAAAGTTACTTCTCCAAATCTGAATAGAACTATAAAGATAGTTCAAACCAATAATATTATGATAATAGATTTTACAGTAAATTTCAATAATTATGATGATAGGATTTTAAAAAATTATTCAATTATTATTTATACTTGTCCAAAGTGTGGCGCAAAACATTCCTTAACTAGACATGGCTGCTACGAAAGAAATGTCTTCCTTATTGATGAATTTGACAATATACAAGATAGAAAGATGCTTATTTTAAGGGTTAAATGCTCTTCATGTAGGAGCACTCACGCTATTTTGCCCAATGATATTATACCTTATTGTATTTATTCTTTTTCATTTATTTTAAAGGTTCTAACAGCATATTATTCTAAGCAGCATAAAGTTAAGGAAATAAGTTCGAATTTCTCTATTTCTTTTCAAGTCATTTATGTGTTTATATCAAAACTTTCATCATTTCTTAATTCTTGTAAATCTGTTTTAAGAAGCCTAAGCTCCTCCATGGCTTCTACTCTAGATGCGATAGTACCCGCAATTGCCAACTATCAATTGAATGGGAACTTTTTATACCAATATTTCTTTAACTCTCAGTGGATATTTCTAATGCTTAAGTTTCAAAATGTTTTACCTCGTCCAATTTATATTGGGGGCTTCTACTGAGTACTTTTTCCAACCCACATAACTCTTGAATAGAATTTGATAGCTTGTCCTGGTAATATCAAATCAAATATATTTTAAGGAGGTTTTTCATTGTGAAAGATAAAGGAAAACAAGCCATAGCTCTTTTTAGATTCTCTTTAATAGCTCCTTTAGTAAATGAAACTTATGAAGCTGCTTCTAAAAATCAATTTTTTAGAGATATTGCGTCTAAAGAACATACTTTACCAAATGGACATAACATTAAAATTTCCTCTGGAACCATAAAAAAGTGGTTTCTAAATTATAAACATGGTGGTTTTGATGCACTTATACCTAAGGCGAGAGCCGATGTAGGACAACCTAGAAATATTGATGCTAATGCTATTGCAAAAATTCATGAATTAAAAGAAAGATTACCCTATATAACAGGAAGCTTAGTTTATCAAAAGCTTATTGAAGAAGGATATGTTAAAGAGAGTAAAACTTCTTTAGCAACAGTTTTAAGATACATAAGGGAAAATAACTTGAAAAGAAGCCAATTAGCTCCTGTAGATAGAAAAGCTTATGAAATGGAGTTTGCAAACGATTGTTGGCAGTCAGACACTTCCTATGGCCCTATTATTAAGGTTACTGGACAACAAAAGAAGAAAACTTTCTTGATAAGCTTTATCGATGATGCCTCCCGGCTAATACTTCATGGTGAATTTTTTTTTCAAGACAATGCGGTGAATATGCAGACTGTATTTAAAAAAGCTGTTTCAAAATATGGAATTCCTAAAAGACTATTTGTAGATAATGGAGGAACCTATAAAAATGATCAGTTACAGCTAATTTGTGCTTCTTTAGGAATTGAGTTAATTCATACAAAGGCTTACAGTCCAGAGTCAAAAGGTAAAATAGAAAGGTCCTTTAGAACTATAAAAGATAACTGGATGAATGGCATCAATTGGAATGATTACACTTCGTTAGAAGCCTTAAATATAGATTTCAATAAATACTTAAATGAGAAATATATCAATTGTATTCACTCCTCTTTAAGTATAACCCCTAGAGAAAGATATATTCAAGATATGGATAAAATGAAATTTATACCACATGAAGAATTAGATAACCATTTTCTACATCGAGTAAGTAGAAAGGTTAGTAATGACGCTACAATTAAATTAAATTGTCTTCAATTTGAAGTTCCTGCAAAGTATATAGGGCAAAGAATTAATTTAAGGTACTCACCTATAGATTTAAATAAGGCATTCATTTTTGACAAAGACAATAATATATGCGATACAGTTTATCCATTAAAAAAGGTTGATAATTCAAAGATTAAGAGAAATGTTATAGATTATTCTAAAGTCAATGGAGGAGAATAAAATGTATAAAGCTTATTGGGGAATGGAGTTTAATCCCTTTGAGAAAGGCTTAAGCGAAAAAAACTTTTTTCAATCTCAAGATTTTTCACAGGCAATGTCACGATTAGAGCATCTTAAAAATATTAAAGGAATAGGACTATTTACAGGTCAGTCAGGCATAGGAAAGACCTATACTTTACGATGTTTTACAAATTCATTGAACTCAAATTTATACAAAGTTATTTATCTAACACTATCTACTGTTACAGTATTGGAATTTTATAAATCCCTCGCCTACGGCTTAGGTGTAGAAATCTATTCAAAGAAAATAGATCTGTTTAAAGCAATCCAGGAAAGAATTATTTCATTATGTAGGGATAAAAAAATCACACCTGTAATTATTGTAGATGAGGCACAATACTTGAAAACAGAGGTTTTAAATGACCTTAAATTACTATTAAATTTTGATATGGACTCTAGAAATTATGCTGTGCTAATACTTTGCGGACAACCTCTTTTAAACAACATACTTTCAAAACAAATCCATGAAGCCTTAAAACAAAGAATTGTAATTAACTATAACTATGAAGGAATATCCAAAGAAGAAGTTATTGAGTATATTTCTTCAAGGCTAAAGCTTTGTGGAGTGTTCACTGAAATATTTAACGATAACGCTTTAGAAGCTGTAAATTCTTGTTGTAATGGTTCTACAAGAATACTAAATTTTCTTATTGAAAAATGTTTAATGATAGGCTATCAAAAAAACTTAAAAGTTATTGATACAGAAACAGTAATGTTAGCGCAAAATGAGATAAATCTTATTTAATTGAGGAATTCGTAAATAAAGTACCTTTGTTTCCATAATAGATATATTAAACTTTGAAGAAATACACAATTTATTAGAGCAGTTATCTGCTCTTTTTCTTATATAGGTTAAATTTGCTTGCAAAAGTTGGTTAATTTATTGTGATTAAAGGATATTCTATTGTGAAAATCTATATTGGGCCAGGATAAAATAGTTTGAAAAAAGTAGGAGAAAACAAAGTGTAAATCAACACCTCACCACTGTCCTCAAGCTCAACTCCACCACTACAAAACGCTGCTATCATAGCCATAAAACCATCTGTTTTTCTACTTTTAGGTTCTATTTTACCATAGGTCATATTGTCATATTTCTCTGCACATCTACAGGCGTTATTCGTATACCAGCGCATTAAAGGACTATTTCCATATACAATATTATGATTTACAAACAAACTGTTTATAGTTGGAGCGACAAGCATCTGGTCGGATGGTCTTGTAAGTTTTACATTATTTACTCCCTGCTTGTCTGTATCAAAACCTTCTTCCCTAAGAGCTTTGGCAAGCAACGTGTGCCTATATTTATCTATCCCAAGAGTAGTTATATTATACTTTTGCCCTTGTTCAGCTAACCAGCGGGCAGGAATATATGGAAATACTTCCACATCATCAACAAAGGTCAATAGCTTGCCGCCTTTTTCACTCGCCCATTCTTCAAGTGGTGCTTTAATTCTTCCTAAATCTTTACAATTTCTACATACCCATGTATGACTTATCCAATAATATTTACCTTTATATTTGAAGAGTAATCCGGCCACGACAAAGTCTGTTGTACTTGCATAGTCAATTCCAGCCATACAAGTACAGCCCGTTAAATCCGGTATGGATTGATTAGTTGCAAGTATATTGTCCCAGGAGGTAACTTCAACATCTTTATTCCCCATAGGAATATTCATCCTCTTAGTCATAAAAGCAGAGTTACTTACAGGGTCTTCTTTATAGTCAATATACTCTTTCTGTATCTCTCTAAAAAGTTCTTCATTGTATTGTAAAGAAGGATTGGCTTTATGCCACATTTTAGGATTATCTGCTTCTTTTTCATTATCAAGGCGGCAGATAAAAGGCAGCATCCCGTTGTCGCCGCCCTGCTCATTTAATATCCTAAGCCCCCTGGCTTTAATACTATCAAGTGGTCCGCCCCTAACATCCCCATCTGTTGTGGTTATTGTGGTGCGGGGGTTCTTCTTTTTACCAAGGCCAGTCTTAAATACATTTATAAGCTTATAGTCTTCATATTGATGGTATTCATCAAAATCTATTTTACCCGGCCTACCTCCATCTTTGGATTTTGCATTGCTGGTCCTAAACCTTAACTTAGACTTGGTTTTAAGATTTTCAATAAGTTCTTTATTCCAACTAAAATGTTTTTTAAGCTTCTGTTCATTTTCCTCCAAGACATTATACACATCTTCAAAAGAAGTCTTGGCCTGGTCTTCTGCATTGGCACATATGTCTATATCATAATGTTTTATTTTGTTATATTCGGATATCAGACAAAAATCTTCAAAACTTAAATAGCCATTCTTTCCCGTACCTCTTCCGACATACATAAATAAATCTGGCCATCTTAAAATGCCAGGTTTGGAATAAGTACAATTATGGAGGGTAAAACAAAAAATCTCCCATTCATATAAATCAAAGGGGAAATATTTTTGGAGACTTAAATATTTACGGAGCAGCTCTTCATCAACAAATAGATTTTCTTCTCTAAAACACTTTTCAACATAATCACATAACATGAATTGCTCTTTGCATATTTCTATGGTTCCACTACGAACTAAATCAATATAGTTTTGTATTTCAGGTATCAGCTTAGAGCTCGTCATCATCATCATAACCTACATTATCAGTCGTCAACTCCAATTGTTTTAAAATGGCTAACTTTTGCTTATTATACACTACCGCGTTTTTTACAGAGGGATTCTCTTTTTCAATTGGATATCCGGATGCAGACAATGCCTTATATGTTCGTCCTCTTTCCTTTATGTCCTTTTGCATCTCTTTTTCTTCTTTAAAATACCAGATATAATCATCAATTAAACCCAAAAAATGTTCAACATTTGCACTTTTATTTTCAAGCTGCTTAATTAAAGATTCCTTGATTTTTCTTGCGTTAGCCATATTTTCATCCCTCCTTTCACACTATTTTTTCTCACACGCGCGAGATTTCTGTTTTGTCTTCCCTGCTACCCGTTCTCCCAATATGATAGAATTTTCTCATTTTTTAGGTGGGGGGTATATAAATTATCCTGTAAAGCTATATTCACCATGATAATATTCTGAGGCCTTACAATAAGCTAGATGCGCTTCAAATGCTGTATTAAAATGACCTAGTTCTATCCTTTTACCTCCTACGCTTATTCTCGCCCTCCATCTTCCTACCCTTCTATGGAACTCTACACCTTTGTAGCCACTCGTATTACTGCTCTGTATCGGCATATTATAGCTATTTTCAAGACGGCTACATATCCTTAGATTACGCTTGCGATTATCATATCTTTTATGGTTGATGTGATCTACTTCTTTATTGCCTTTATAATTTAAAAGATATCTATGCAACCTTACTTCATTCTTATTTACATATCCTGTTACATATCTGTGTAATTATACCGCCCAATAAAAATCTTTTATTCTGTCATAATCTTCTAAATCAAAATAAAATATATTTCCCTTCGCATCATATCCTATACCATATTCTCCAGTTAAATCATAAGTATTATATTTGTATTTCATTTTTAACCTTACCCTCCTTATTATTCTGCATAATAAAAAGAGTAGGATTTATTACTGTCTCACGACATGTACCTACTCTTAATGGTATCACCACCTTTCAATATTCAACTGCGGCTTATTCTCTGCTCTATGGTGCATTGCATAATGACACTCCTTACACAAGCACATCAAATTGCTTTTAGTTAAAGCTAATTCTGGATGCTGCCTTAAAAACTTAATATGATGTACCGCCTCTGCAGGAGAATACATACCCTTAGACTTGCACATCTGACATTCATAATGTTGTTCTTCTAATACTTCTAGTCTCACATGTTCCCACAACGCAGAATTATAAAAAGCTTTTATATTATGATGTCTTATTAAATTACTAATCCATTGTACTAATTGCTGAGTGTTTAATATACCCATCTCCTTTAAAATATAAGAAAATAAGACCTTTAAAATTACTAAGTATCTTATTTGTAGTATAATTTGTACATACATAATAAAATTTTTAATCTAAGAGGTGTTAAAATTGCTAAATAAACATAAGAAAAACCCCAAAACCAGACAATACCACGTACAAATTACCAATTTCCCTAAAAATAAATTTGCATTGATAGCCTCCATAATATCTGCAATAGTATCTCTAACTTCACTTGCATTTTCAATTGGACAATACTATCAAAATTACCAGATTACTAAAGAACAAGCCTTAAAATCACAGGCTCAAACTATATCGGCTTGGATTAAAGAAGATCAAGATAATCAAGATAACAACACTGTAGCATTAAATAACTTATCAAATGAACCGGTATATGATGTCGTAGTTACTGTAGTAACTATAGGGAATAGTGGTTCATATGCAGAAAATGGATTACAACTTAGAAAATACCCTAACGAAACTGAGGAACAATTATCTACTAATAGAAATGGCGTAGCTCTTAGTATACTTCCACCTGGTAAATATAAAGCTAAAATGCCTTATATTTCTCATGGTATGTCACGTAAGTTTGGAGTAGAAGTTGCATTTAGAGATTTTCAAAACAATTGCTGGGTTATATCTGGAAATGGTCATTTATCACAAATTAGTAAAGATCCTTTTAAATATTACGATCTTCCATCTCCAATTGATTTTGGAAGTATACAAAATCAATAAGATATTCTTCACAAAATGCTTTCTGTTTTGGTGTAAGCTTAGCCATTAATGCCACCTCGCTTTCTTTAAATTTATGGTACGAAAAAAGAGCCCTAATTATAAGGCTCTATCTACTTAACTTATACATTGCATATTGATTTAATGATACTCCCTCTCTCTGTGCTTCAATAGCTAATTGCCTATGCAAACTCTTTGGCACTCTAAGAACAAACTTACCACTGTAATTTTCATCTCCTGTTGGTTCAGGAATAGGATCTCCATATTGTAATTTTACTTCAAGCCATCCCTTCATAGCTTCCCTTAGACTTTTATATGCTTCCTCAAAAGTTTCTCCTGTACTTTGGCATCCATCAAGTTCCAATACTTTACCATAATAATAGCTACCACTTTCATCTGTAACCTGCTGTATTAAATAGTTATAAGGTAAACTCATGTAATAATTAATATCTTTTTTATCCATATCTAAAAGGTAGGAGCCATTACACTTGGAAGATTTAAGGAGGATTATCTCCCTATTCTTCTAAGTACATCTTTAACATACACAGCCTTCAAAGGGTTTTCTTCTTTTATAGTTATCACATCCCCTTCTTTATTTCTAAAGTGTCTATGTGAACCGTTCTTCCTTACTAATTCATATCCATACTCATTTAATACCTTCGTTATTTCAGTAAACTTTATTCCATTCGGCTGCCTTTCCATTTTACTTATTATCTTTTCGACCCCCACCTTGTACTCACCTCCTATAATTATAGTACCATATATAGTACTATAAGTCAAGAGTATATTTACATTTTTAAAAAATTTACCCAACTAAAAATATTTATTAAAATAAGACACCTATAAACTAGATGCCTCTCTAAATATTTCCCATATTGATTAAACTTTTCTTCATACCTCTTATTTCCCCTGACTTATTATTTTATGCACTATTTCTACAAATTATCCACAAGTTATCCACAATATTCAAATAATT
This window encodes:
- a CDS encoding phage major capsid protein, with product MTMKSKDLIQQELKQKLVDAFKSDNPDGITQAFTDFAESVQQNVLEEYNAYQKTQDSNILAKRGMHQLTSAEQKYYGKLIEAMKSSNPKQAITDIDIAFPETIIDNVLEDIKTAHPLLDAITFTNTTILTKMLVNKQGSQLAEWGELNSGITKELQGVIGKIDLTICKLTAYMPISKDMLNIGPTWVDAYVRGTLSEALALALETAIVDGTGNNEPIGMDRSVADNVTVTGGVYPKKTPVTLTAFDPVSYGTILDIISQAPNGKRRPVPGVVLIVNPSDYFTKVFPATTLRTTNGTYATNVFPFPTTVIQSPAIPVGQAVVGLARRYFMGIGGGTSGGKIEYSDEFKFLDDERVYTVRMYGNGRALDDNAFILLDISGVVPADFEVQVTNVVKTKEQA
- a CDS encoding head maturation protease, ClpP-related; amino-acid sequence: MAKILEFKSKDKSGKEKVNGKMEIKNQTESSSELYFYGDICGSTWDKWQDEDKCPQDVTDFLNQLEGNKDVNIYINSGGGDAFAGLAIYNTLKRNPANKTVHVDGVAASAASVIALAGDKVIIPKTAQFMIHKAWGICIGNANDMRKYADDLDKCDESILNVYMENVKEGVKADTIKQMVDDSTWMTGEDAAKYFNVEVGEGLTIAAYADSQFFSMYKNLPECLKDKVQKSKAKDSNNAKVQQELKQLIREQILQIQKESKTPKEPKQQQTNAEKLMEIFKKKMEDDNNDNEE
- a CDS encoding HNH endonuclease; the protein is MKTKICTKCGRELNLNYFNKNKNNKDGLNYWCKECVKKYKKKYYESNKERISKKLKQYAKEHKLDKKDYDKKYREKNKKRIKEVQKQYYERNKETLCKKHKEYAKIYVKNNKKRISEKYSIYREKNKERERRRQKIWQKNNKELSNIRTNRRRARKRKLPHNFTSSQWDKTKEYFNNRCAYCGKKVPLEQEHFIPLSKGGGYSMGNIIPACRACNASKSDKDFFEWYPEYKYYSEERENKILDFLGYGFDEKLADSTY
- a CDS encoding DNA-binding protein — encoded protein: MTVSDKNTRTNITFSKELKKRLEELAKQENRSFNNMVITILENYMKSIKK
- a CDS encoding phage portal protein, whose product is MGFWDWTRHFFGADKSEIYVTQKAIEDKKNKLSIEKFGIVMAINFIANAISKCEFKTFFNGKEVKGDEYYLWNIEPNLNESSTQFSQKLITHLLFYGEALVIDVNGQLLVADSFNQVEYAVIENYFTDVSVKTMNFNRTFKMSEVMYFRLNDTNVRVLLAELVNQYEDLTAMAEGKYKRAQGRKGIVKLNAGATGDKEFKKKLDELFNNQFGKYFEAENAVVHLPKGVEYEEQQDTSAKKSTSEIADIKGITAEAFDRIAQAFRIPPSLLRGDIADIGKITDNFLSFCIDPITTIIGEEATRKRYGKRDFLKGSYVKIDTTSIRHINVFDVSEAFDKLIASGGYSIDELRVKIGDTALNTGWSQKHWITKNYQEINAIGNNENNV
- a CDS encoding DDE-type integrase/transposase/recombinase yields the protein MKDKGKQAIALFRFSLIAPLVNETYEAASKNQFFRDIASKEHTLPNGHNIKISSGTIKKWFLNYKHGGFDALIPKARADVGQPRNIDANAIAKIHELKERLPYITGSLVYQKLIEEGYVKESKTSLATVLRYIRENNLKRSQLAPVDRKAYEMEFANDCWQSDTSYGPIIKVTGQQKKKTFLISFIDDASRLILHGEFFFQDNAVNMQTVFKKAVSKYGIPKRLFVDNGGTYKNDQLQLICASLGIELIHTKAYSPESKGKIERSFRTIKDNWMNGINWNDYTSLEALNIDFNKYLNEKYINCIHSSLSITPRERYIQDMDKMKFIPHEELDNHFLHRVSRKVSNDATIKLNCLQFEVPAKYIGQRINLRYSPIDLNKAFIFDKDNNICDTVYPLKKVDNSKIKRNVIDYSKVNGGE
- a CDS encoding ExeA family protein, which translates into the protein MYKAYWGMEFNPFEKGLSEKNFFQSQDFSQAMSRLEHLKNIKGIGLFTGQSGIGKTYTLRCFTNSLNSNLYKVIYLTLSTVTVLEFYKSLAYGLGVEIYSKKIDLFKAIQERIISLCRDKKITPVIIVDEAQYLKTEVLNDLKLLLNFDMDSRNYAVLILCGQPLLNNILSKQIHEALKQRIVINYNYEGISKEEVIEYISSRLKLCGVFTEIFNDNALEAVNSCCNGSTRILNFLIEKCLMIGYQKNLKVIDTETVMLAQNEINLI
- a CDS encoding terminase TerL endonuclease subunit: MMMMTSSKLIPEIQNYIDLVRSGTIEICKEQFMLCDYVEKCFREENLFVDEELLRKYLSLQKYFPFDLYEWEIFCFTLHNCTYSKPGILRWPDLFMYVGRGTGKNGYLSFEDFCLISEYNKIKHYDIDICANAEDQAKTSFEDVYNVLEENEQKLKKHFSWNKELIENLKTKSKLRFRTSNAKSKDGGRPGKIDFDEYHQYEDYKLINVFKTGLGKKKNPRTTITTTDGDVRGGPLDSIKARGLRILNEQGGDNGMLPFICRLDNEKEADNPKMWHKANPSLQYNEELFREIQKEYIDYKEDPVSNSAFMTKRMNIPMGNKDVEVTSWDNILATNQSIPDLTGCTCMAGIDYASTTDFVVAGLLFKYKGKYYWISHTWVCRNCKDLGRIKAPLEEWASEKGGKLLTFVDDVEVFPYIPARWLAEQGQKYNITTLGIDKYRHTLLAKALREEGFDTDKQGVNNVKLTRPSDQMLVAPTINSLFVNHNIVYGNSPLMRWYTNNACRCAEKYDNMTYGKIEPKSRKTDGFMAMIAAFCSGGVELEDSGEVLIYTLFSPTFFKLFYPGPI
- a CDS encoding P27 family phage terminase small subunit, with the protein product MANARKIKESLIKQLENKSANVEHFLGLIDDYIWYFKEEKEMQKDIKERGRTYKALSASGYPIEKENPSVKNAVVYNKQKLAILKQLELTTDNVGYDDDDEL
- a CDS encoding AP2 domain-containing protein; translated protein: MHRYLLNYKGNKEVDHINHKRYDNRKRNLRICSRLENSYNMPIQSSNTSGYKGVEFHRRVGRWRARISVGGKRIELGHFNTAFEAHLAYCKASEYYHGEYSFTG